A single genomic interval of Leptospira sp. WS60.C2 harbors:
- a CDS encoding methylenetetrahydrofolate reductase, translated as MNKILLEVVPREIPVVLQEVNTVKKNFNQITGINIPDLLRFENRSWDVASVIHPIFPNVIPHLRAIDFDLDHCEEIIQTLKHSQISSVVVIKGDPPTDMTKRVYPTTTIKLIKKLKKELNHLKVYAGVDQYRVGIKDEFDYIEMKKDAGADGFLTQPFFDMRLVDIFTEKLNGMEVYIGISPVVTEKSQSYWESRNRAYFPKDFVPTMEWNVKFAKEVITYCSKNGMNTYLMPIRIHLEEYLRRIFD; from the coding sequence ATGAACAAAATTTTATTAGAGGTTGTGCCACGTGAGATTCCTGTAGTTTTACAGGAAGTTAATACTGTAAAAAAGAATTTTAATCAAATCACTGGCATTAATATTCCTGATCTACTTCGTTTTGAAAATAGAAGTTGGGATGTTGCTTCAGTGATACATCCAATTTTCCCAAATGTAATTCCGCACCTACGGGCCATTGATTTTGATTTGGACCATTGTGAAGAAATCATCCAAACCTTAAAACATTCACAAATTTCTTCTGTTGTTGTGATCAAAGGCGACCCGCCAACGGATATGACAAAACGAGTTTATCCCACAACAACCATTAAATTGATCAAGAAACTTAAAAAAGAATTAAATCATTTAAAAGTATATGCAGGTGTTGATCAGTATCGTGTTGGAATCAAAGACGAGTTTGACTACATTGAAATGAAAAAGGATGCAGGTGCCGATGGATTTTTGACCCAGCCATTTTTTGATATGAGGTTGGTTGATATATTCACTGAGAAACTGAATGGGATGGAAGTGTATATCGGGATCAGTCCTGTGGTCACAGAAAAATCTCAAAGTTATTGGGAGTCTAGAAATCGAGCGTATTTCCCGAAAGATTTTGTTCCGACTATGGAATGGAATGTGAAGTTTGCAAAAGAAGTGATCACATATTGCTCCAAAAATGGAATGAATACCTACCTTATGCCAATTCGTATCCATCTCGAGGAGTATTTGCGTCGGATATTTGATTGA
- the metH gene encoding methionine synthase: protein MKFEYTNPSSKTLLKLLEERILVLDGAMGTMIQRHSLEEDDFRGERFKDWPVSIKGNNDVLAITRPDIIESVHLEYLEAGADIIETNTFSSNIVSQADYKMESAVRDLNLAAVQCAKNAVEKFKAKTGKTDVFIAGSIGPTVKTASLSPDVNNPAFRAVTFDELVDCFYEQVSALLDGGVDLLLPETNIDTLNLKACIFAIEKVFEERKIRIPVVLSVTITDASGRTLSGQTGEAFYISIKHAKPLAVGINCALGAGEMRPYIEEISRVADCYVSCYPNAGLPNAFGGYDQTPEEFGGWMKNFGEAGFLNIVGGCCGTTPAHIRAAKEAVASIKPRALKEQPKLSAFAGLEPLKLTKDQGFINVGERNNVTGSPKFKKLILDGNFEEAVQVALQQVQAGANIIDINFDEALLDGEASMTKFLNLIAGEPDIARVPFMIDSSKWSVLLAGLKCIQGKPIVNSISLKEGEEAFLNYARTIQRFGAAAIVMAFDEQGQAATKEDKVRICKRAYDLLVSKLDFEPTDIIFDPNILTVATGIEEHNNYAVDFIEATREIKKLCPGAKVSGGLSNISFSFRGNNPVREAMHSAFLYHAIQAGMDMAIVNAGMLEVYEEIPKDLLELVEDVLLNRRPDATERLIDAAGSFHGEAKVQKKDDAWRNGTVEERLTHALVKGIDEFVTQDTEEARQSLSKPLDVIEGPLMNGMKVVGELFGAGKMFLPQVVKSARVMKKAVAYLMPFMEEEKRNQKDESKQAKFLIATVKGDVHDIGKNIVGVVLACNNYEVIDLGVMVPCEKILETAKKENVAAIGLSGLITPSLDEMVHVAKEMERLGFKVPLLIGGATTSPAHTAVKIAEQYSQPVLHVMDASRVVNVMNSVLNPQTAKEYAKSVTEEQAKIREEFYSRESERNILPIADAIQNKFMADWDSYTPPKPSFMGIRVFDDVTLKDLLPYIDWSPFFLAWELKGRFPQILKDPVIGKEATSLYNDAQSILNQMLENPNLKPRAVVGMFPAVSHGETVEIFEDESKQKSLGFYPMLRQQTTKLSNQPNYSLADFVAPKEKNKNDYIGFFAVTAGHGIEELAKSYEVKHDDYNSILVKALADRFAEAFAEYMHHKMREEWGFGKDENLTTEDLIREKYRGIRPAPGYPACPDHTEKRKIWKLLDVEKNAGIQLTESCAMWPASSVSGYYFSHPEARYFAIGKINEDQVETYSQLKEMEKPEVERWLSPILNYDPSRKAKV, encoded by the coding sequence ATGAAATTTGAATATACCAATCCTTCTTCCAAAACTCTCTTAAAACTCTTAGAGGAAAGAATCTTAGTCTTAGATGGTGCCATGGGTACAATGATCCAAAGGCATTCACTAGAGGAGGATGATTTCCGCGGTGAAAGATTTAAGGATTGGCCAGTTTCCATCAAAGGGAATAATGATGTGCTTGCAATTACAAGACCAGACATCATCGAGTCTGTACATTTAGAGTATTTGGAAGCTGGGGCCGATATCATAGAAACCAATACCTTCAGTTCCAACATTGTTTCCCAAGCGGATTACAAAATGGAATCGGCAGTGCGGGACTTAAACCTTGCGGCTGTGCAGTGTGCGAAAAATGCAGTGGAAAAGTTCAAAGCCAAAACTGGTAAAACAGATGTTTTCATTGCAGGCTCGATTGGACCAACAGTCAAAACAGCATCCCTTTCCCCAGATGTAAACAATCCTGCGTTTCGTGCTGTCACCTTTGATGAGTTAGTGGATTGTTTTTATGAACAAGTTTCGGCACTACTGGATGGTGGTGTGGATTTATTATTACCAGAAACAAATATTGATACTTTAAATCTAAAGGCATGTATTTTTGCCATTGAGAAGGTATTTGAAGAACGTAAGATTCGCATCCCAGTGGTTTTATCTGTTACCATAACTGATGCTTCAGGAAGAACCCTTTCTGGACAAACGGGAGAAGCATTTTACATTTCCATTAAACACGCAAAACCACTCGCTGTGGGAATTAACTGTGCACTTGGTGCAGGAGAAATGCGTCCTTATATCGAAGAGATTTCTCGCGTGGCGGATTGTTATGTTTCCTGTTATCCAAATGCGGGCCTTCCCAATGCCTTTGGAGGGTATGACCAAACACCAGAAGAGTTTGGTGGATGGATGAAAAATTTTGGGGAAGCAGGTTTCTTAAATATTGTGGGTGGTTGTTGCGGAACGACACCTGCTCACATTCGAGCAGCAAAAGAAGCAGTGGCTTCGATCAAACCACGTGCTCTAAAAGAACAGCCAAAACTAAGTGCATTTGCTGGCCTTGAGCCATTAAAGCTAACGAAGGACCAAGGTTTTATCAACGTTGGAGAAAGAAACAACGTCACAGGATCTCCTAAGTTCAAAAAACTTATCCTAGATGGAAATTTTGAAGAGGCCGTACAAGTTGCCCTACAACAAGTACAAGCTGGGGCCAACATCATCGACATTAACTTTGATGAGGCGCTTTTGGATGGCGAAGCGTCCATGACTAAATTCTTAAATTTAATCGCGGGGGAGCCAGACATTGCTCGTGTTCCTTTTATGATTGATTCATCGAAATGGTCAGTGCTTCTTGCGGGACTTAAATGTATACAGGGAAAACCAATTGTAAACTCGATCTCACTCAAAGAGGGAGAAGAAGCGTTTTTAAACTACGCTCGTACCATCCAACGTTTTGGTGCAGCAGCTATCGTCATGGCATTCGACGAACAAGGGCAGGCGGCAACAAAAGAAGACAAAGTTCGAATTTGTAAACGTGCTTATGATTTACTGGTTTCGAAATTAGATTTTGAGCCAACAGATATTATCTTTGATCCAAATATTTTAACGGTTGCGACTGGAATCGAAGAACACAATAATTATGCTGTAGACTTTATCGAAGCAACACGAGAGATCAAAAAACTTTGTCCTGGTGCCAAAGTATCTGGTGGTCTTAGTAATATTTCCTTTTCCTTCCGTGGGAATAACCCTGTCAGGGAAGCGATGCACTCCGCCTTTTTGTATCATGCAATCCAAGCAGGAATGGACATGGCGATTGTCAATGCAGGGATGTTAGAAGTATACGAAGAGATTCCAAAAGACTTACTTGAGTTAGTGGAAGATGTGTTACTCAATCGAAGACCCGATGCTACGGAACGTTTGATTGATGCGGCTGGTAGTTTCCACGGCGAAGCAAAAGTACAAAAGAAAGATGATGCTTGGAGAAATGGAACAGTCGAGGAAAGACTCACACATGCTCTTGTCAAAGGGATTGATGAATTTGTCACCCAAGACACGGAAGAAGCACGCCAAAGTTTATCTAAACCGCTCGATGTCATCGAAGGACCACTCATGAACGGAATGAAGGTGGTAGGGGAACTTTTTGGGGCTGGAAAGATGTTTTTGCCTCAAGTGGTGAAAAGTGCTCGTGTGATGAAAAAGGCTGTCGCATACCTCATGCCGTTTATGGAAGAAGAGAAACGGAACCAAAAAGATGAGAGTAAACAAGCAAAGTTCCTAATTGCCACCGTAAAAGGGGATGTGCACGATATTGGTAAAAATATTGTAGGGGTTGTACTTGCATGTAACAATTATGAGGTGATTGACCTCGGTGTTATGGTGCCTTGTGAAAAGATTTTAGAAACTGCCAAAAAAGAAAATGTGGCTGCGATCGGACTATCAGGCCTCATCACTCCATCTCTTGATGAAATGGTACATGTGGCAAAAGAAATGGAACGCTTGGGATTTAAAGTGCCACTTCTGATTGGAGGAGCAACCACTTCTCCTGCTCACACCGCAGTGAAAATTGCAGAACAATACTCGCAACCTGTTTTACATGTGATGGATGCGTCTCGTGTTGTAAACGTGATGAACAGTGTCTTAAACCCACAAACAGCCAAGGAATATGCGAAATCTGTTACCGAAGAACAGGCAAAAATCCGGGAAGAGTTCTATTCCAGAGAAAGTGAACGCAACATCCTTCCAATTGCTGATGCGATCCAAAACAAATTTATGGCAGATTGGGATTCCTATACACCACCAAAGCCAAGTTTTATGGGTATTCGTGTTTTCGACGATGTAACATTAAAGGATCTATTGCCTTACATTGATTGGTCTCCTTTCTTTTTAGCTTGGGAACTAAAGGGGCGTTTCCCCCAAATCCTAAAAGATCCAGTGATTGGGAAAGAAGCTACTTCACTCTACAATGACGCGCAAAGTATTTTAAATCAAATGTTGGAAAATCCAAATCTCAAACCAAGAGCTGTTGTGGGAATGTTTCCAGCAGTTTCCCACGGGGAGACTGTAGAGATTTTCGAAGATGAATCCAAACAAAAGTCACTTGGTTTTTATCCGATGCTGCGCCAACAAACAACTAAATTATCAAACCAACCAAACTATAGTTTGGCGGATTTCGTGGCTCCAAAAGAGAAGAATAAAAATGATTATATCGGATTTTTTGCGGTTACTGCAGGTCACGGAATCGAAGAGTTAGCAAAATCATACGAAGTAAAACATGATGACTATAATTCCATTTTGGTAAAGGCTCTCGCCGATCGATTTGCAGAAGCTTTTGCGGAATACATGCACCACAAAATGCGTGAGGAGTGGGGTTTTGGAAAAGACGAAAACCTCACCACAGAAGATTTGATTCGAGAGAAGTATCGTGGGATTCGCCCAGCACCAGGATATCCAGCTTGCCCTGATCACACAGAAAAACGGAAGATTTGGAAACTACTCGATGTGGAAAAAAATGCAGGGATCCAACTCACGGAATCGTGTGCGATGTGGCCTGCGAGCAGTGTGAGTGGGTATTATTTCTCACACCCTGAAGCGCGTTACTTTGCGATTGGAAAGATCAACGAAGACCAAGTGGAAACATATTCTCAATTAAAAGAGATGGAAAAACCAGAAGTAGAACGTTGGTTGTCTCCTATCTTGAACTATGACCCGTCTAGGAAAGCAAAAGTTTAA
- a CDS encoding CopG family ribbon-helix-helix protein — protein MNQTFNIYFGKVLLKEIDKIAKREHRSRSELIREAARAYIEKKSKWQAIFAPGSKSVEKSNLTEADIFREIKTVRRNKKAS, from the coding sequence ATGAACCAGACTTTCAATATCTATTTCGGAAAAGTTCTTTTAAAAGAAATTGATAAAATTGCAAAAAGGGAACATAGATCTAGATCTGAACTGATTCGTGAAGCAGCAAGGGCTTACATTGAGAAAAAATCTAAATGGCAAGCTATCTTCGCTCCTGGTTCAAAATCAGTCGAAAAATCAAATCTTACAGAAGCTGACATTTTTAGAGAAATTAAAACTGTTAGAAGAAATAAAAAGGCTTCTTAA
- a CDS encoding TolC family protein, with translation MRKHYINILKYTILLINSVFLFKVDASNLSGNSSIDSKINELLKKHPEVSLKFLESKEKEFRSKHADVYPDPKIGFAYRSYPYRSGFDTDRAKPDTPSMTGKEYSISQEIPFPGRLNLEKQILKNDSELDYWSGVWIQNEFIRTYFELVLSVAAIERELNDLQNIEKQLNTKVKLESSQYVSEQFKLSNVLKTKNQMERIKDRVIEKTITLNELRQSLDFYSMSIGSSSITEEEIISYLTKKESKIERELSVDSLSKFPLIQYAEVNQTKAVVESKKDEILHLPDFEVFVSYMQRRRKPFLLDSGPLNLAIMDNPEFAGDLWSAGVTIRVPVWSLSKVNELNQSNAIKVMRLQKEKEKERLRLKTEYQATIESWLGNKQRLENYRNNLLPSFQKNIKSSLSSYAKGDSVLGESYDFIAESLEVQSQVHQIQFKRWSSVLKLLQLTNHLLPEGENHEG, from the coding sequence ATGAGAAAACATTATATAAATATATTAAAATATACTATATTGCTTATTAATTCAGTCTTCTTGTTTAAAGTAGATGCGAGTAACCTAAGCGGTAATAGCAGTATTGATAGCAAAATAAACGAATTATTAAAAAAACATCCAGAAGTATCATTGAAGTTTTTGGAATCGAAAGAGAAAGAGTTTCGATCTAAACACGCGGATGTTTATCCAGACCCAAAAATTGGGTTTGCATATAGGTCGTATCCATACCGATCAGGATTTGATACTGATCGGGCTAAACCTGATACACCGAGTATGACGGGCAAAGAATATTCTATTTCACAAGAAATTCCTTTCCCAGGTAGGTTAAACTTAGAAAAACAAATCCTAAAAAATGATTCTGAATTGGATTATTGGAGTGGAGTTTGGATTCAAAATGAATTCATTCGGACATACTTTGAATTGGTTTTGTCCGTTGCTGCAATAGAAAGGGAATTAAATGACCTACAAAACATTGAAAAACAATTAAATACCAAAGTAAAATTGGAATCTTCTCAATATGTTTCAGAACAGTTTAAGTTATCAAATGTTCTTAAAACCAAAAATCAAATGGAAAGAATTAAAGATAGAGTGATTGAGAAAACAATAACTCTAAATGAATTAAGACAATCCCTTGATTTTTATTCAATGTCTATCGGCTCAAGTTCCATCACGGAAGAAGAGATCATTTCCTATCTGACTAAAAAAGAAAGTAAAATTGAGCGGGAATTGTCAGTGGATTCGTTATCTAAATTCCCACTGATCCAATATGCTGAAGTGAACCAAACGAAGGCGGTTGTAGAATCCAAAAAAGATGAGATCTTACACTTACCTGATTTCGAAGTATTTGTGAGTTATATGCAACGAAGGCGTAAACCTTTTTTGCTTGATAGTGGTCCTTTGAACCTAGCCATCATGGACAATCCTGAATTTGCAGGAGATCTTTGGAGTGCAGGCGTAACCATACGAGTGCCAGTATGGTCTTTGTCAAAAGTAAATGAATTAAATCAATCAAATGCTATCAAAGTGATGAGGTTACAAAAAGAAAAAGAAAAGGAGCGGCTTCGACTTAAGACGGAATACCAGGCAACGATTGAATCATGGTTAGGCAATAAACAAAGACTCGAAAATTATAGAAACAATCTATTGCCTTCTTTTCAAAAAAATATAAAATCATCACTTTCATCGTATGCTAAAGGGGATAGTGTATTAGGTGAGAGTTATGATTTTATCGCTGAATCATTGGAAGTTCAATCACAAGTGCATCAAATCCAATTCAAACGTTGGTCATCAGTTTTAAAATTATTACAACTAACAAATCATTTGTTGCCTGAAGGAGAAAATCATGAAGGTTAA
- a CDS encoding ATP-dependent 6-phosphofructokinase, which yields MNENDTKVEQFGPCTIPNPAGYDYWTEDNSVVLFQTIFSGQEDAKKTIDSSPVFFEQAGPKQKIYFRPEEVTAGIVTCGGLCPGINDVIRALVMELHYRYKVPRILGFPFGYEGLVKKSGHRPIELTPDKVAHIMNFGGSILGSSRGNQKIEDMVDTLFLYGVKMLFCIGGDGTLRGAQAIQAEVKKRKEDIAIVGIPKTIDNDINYVQKTFGFSTAFSKAVEAVNCAHEEAKGAPNGIGLVKLMGRHSGFIAVNSALASKNVNFVLIPEQDFDLEGEGAFLPVLMDRVKRRGHAVVIVAEGAGQKYFEDKGEKDQSGNKKLADIGVFMKDKITEYFKKEGTTLNLKYIDPSYIIRSVPANAEDSVFCGFLAQNAVHAAFAGRTGCVVGIWNNVFTVMPISLAIAERKVLRPEKSTLWRALLASTGQPNSMKAKGTN from the coding sequence ATGAATGAAAACGATACAAAAGTAGAACAATTTGGACCTTGTACCATCCCAAACCCCGCTGGGTACGACTACTGGACAGAAGACAATTCTGTTGTGCTCTTCCAAACCATCTTTTCTGGGCAGGAAGATGCCAAAAAAACAATCGATTCGAGTCCAGTGTTTTTTGAACAAGCTGGACCAAAGCAAAAAATCTACTTTCGACCCGAAGAAGTGACCGCAGGGATTGTGACTTGCGGTGGTCTTTGTCCTGGGATCAACGATGTGATCCGAGCACTCGTGATGGAATTGCATTATCGTTACAAAGTCCCGAGGATTCTTGGCTTTCCGTTTGGATATGAAGGTCTTGTGAAAAAGTCAGGCCACAGACCAATCGAACTCACTCCCGATAAAGTGGCTCATATTATGAATTTTGGTGGCTCCATTTTAGGATCCTCCCGTGGCAATCAGAAGATTGAGGATATGGTCGACACTCTCTTTTTATACGGGGTCAAGATGTTGTTTTGTATTGGTGGAGATGGGACACTCCGCGGTGCCCAAGCCATCCAAGCCGAGGTCAAAAAACGAAAAGAAGACATCGCCATCGTTGGCATTCCCAAAACCATCGACAATGATATCAACTACGTCCAAAAGACGTTTGGGTTCTCGACTGCATTTAGTAAGGCGGTAGAAGCTGTCAATTGTGCTCATGAAGAAGCAAAAGGAGCACCGAATGGAATTGGTCTTGTGAAACTCATGGGTCGCCACTCAGGGTTTATCGCTGTGAACTCAGCTCTTGCTTCCAAAAATGTAAACTTTGTTCTGATCCCTGAACAAGATTTTGATTTAGAAGGGGAAGGTGCCTTTTTGCCAGTCCTCATGGACCGCGTCAAAAGAAGAGGACATGCGGTTGTGATTGTTGCAGAAGGGGCTGGGCAAAAATACTTCGAGGACAAGGGGGAAAAAGACCAGTCTGGGAACAAAAAACTAGCGGACATCGGTGTTTTTATGAAAGATAAAATCACGGAGTACTTTAAAAAAGAAGGTACCACACTCAATTTAAAATACATAGATCCTAGTTACATCATTCGTTCTGTTCCGGCCAATGCGGAAGATTCGGTCTTCTGTGGATTCTTGGCACAAAACGCAGTGCATGCGGCGTTTGCGGGTCGCACAGGATGTGTGGTGGGAATTTGGAACAATGTATTCACGGTGATGCCCATCTCTCTTGCCATTGCTGAGCGAAAGGTGTTACGACCAGAAAAGAGTACTTTGTGGAGAGCGCTCCTTGCGTCCACTGGGCAACCGAACTCGATGAAGGCGAAGGGCACAAACTAG
- the ahcY gene encoding adenosylhomocysteinase, producing MSTATETKTERLPYKVKDISLAEWGREEIILAEKEMPGLMALRKEFGTSKPLKGARICGSLHMTIQTAVLIETLAALGADIRWSSCNIFSTQDHAAAAIAKAGIPVFAWKGETEEEYWWCIEQTLFFDGGKGPNMILDDGHDLTHFIHEKYPQLLADIKGVSEETTTGVIALHKKLKAGTLKIPAINVNDSVTKSKFDNLYGCRESLADGIKRATDVMLAGKVALVCGYGDVGKGSAASLRNFGARVIVTEIDPICALQAVMEGYQVLRVEDVIENADIIVTATGNDDIITLEHMKAMKDGAILCNIGHFDTEIQMSRLNSEKGVTKKEIKPQVDKYTFPDGKSIIVLAEGRLVNLGCATGHPSFVMSSSFTNQVLAQIELYTTKYELGVYRLPKHLDEKVAALHLEQLGVHLTKLTQKQADYISVPLEGPYKPDHYRY from the coding sequence ATGTCCACAGCAACTGAAACAAAAACGGAACGATTGCCATACAAAGTGAAGGATATCTCTCTTGCAGAATGGGGAAGAGAAGAAATCATTTTGGCAGAAAAAGAAATGCCAGGTCTGATGGCACTTCGTAAAGAATTCGGAACTTCAAAGCCACTCAAAGGTGCAAGAATTTGCGGATCTCTTCACATGACAATTCAAACAGCAGTTCTTATTGAAACATTAGCTGCATTAGGTGCTGACATTCGTTGGTCCTCTTGTAACATTTTTTCAACACAAGACCATGCAGCAGCTGCCATTGCAAAAGCAGGAATCCCTGTATTTGCTTGGAAAGGTGAAACAGAAGAAGAATACTGGTGGTGTATTGAACAAACATTATTCTTTGATGGTGGCAAAGGTCCAAACATGATCCTCGATGATGGACATGACCTAACACACTTCATCCATGAAAAATACCCACAACTTCTTGCAGACATTAAAGGTGTTTCTGAAGAAACAACGACAGGTGTGATTGCACTTCATAAAAAATTGAAAGCGGGAACTTTAAAAATCCCTGCGATCAACGTAAATGACTCTGTAACGAAATCAAAATTTGACAACTTATACGGATGCCGCGAGTCACTTGCTGATGGAATTAAACGTGCAACAGACGTGATGCTTGCTGGTAAAGTAGCACTCGTTTGTGGTTACGGGGATGTTGGGAAAGGTTCTGCTGCTTCTCTTCGTAACTTCGGTGCACGAGTGATTGTCACAGAAATCGATCCAATTTGTGCTCTTCAAGCAGTGATGGAAGGATACCAAGTTCTTCGTGTGGAAGACGTAATCGAAAACGCAGACATCATTGTAACAGCAACTGGAAACGACGATATCATCACTCTCGAACACATGAAAGCGATGAAAGACGGCGCTATCCTTTGTAACATTGGTCACTTTGATACTGAAATTCAAATGTCACGTTTGAACTCTGAAAAAGGTGTCACTAAAAAAGAAATCAAACCTCAAGTAGACAAATATACCTTCCCAGATGGTAAGTCTATTATTGTTCTTGCGGAAGGTCGTCTTGTGAACTTGGGTTGTGCAACTGGTCACCCATCGTTTGTCATGTCTAGTTCCTTCACGAACCAAGTTTTGGCTCAAATTGAACTCTACACTACGAAATATGAGTTGGGTGTGTATCGCCTTCCAAAACACTTGGATGAGAAGGTAGCTGCACTTCACTTGGAGCAGTTGGGTGTTCATTTGACAAAACTCACTCAAAAACAAGCTGATTATATCAGTGTTCCTTTAGAAGGTCCATACAAACCGGACCACTACCGCTACTAA
- a CDS encoding ArsR/SmtB family transcription factor, with translation MAIETLPTNRTASHLLAATKAISDETRIRILHILSFGAFSVNEVVEILGMGQSRISRHLKILTEAGLIGSRREGSLVYSFLPDEEEMSLKFPVELTKLLLSYKEDLPSREKDQKMVHQILEAREKKSKTFFDGVAESWERLQEETLHPKLYRSWILQELPTCENILDLGCGPGGLIPFLLNKAKHVTGVDNSSRMIENASIHFAKNPSVSLIQTPMEHLPLSANSCDAVVASMVMHHISHPPTVLEEIARVLKPGGVFCIVDLQKHNAEYMRDNFADLWLGFEPELFESWLSNAGFKVESIGEIQTESSFKILTIKATKE, from the coding sequence ATGGCAATTGAAACACTCCCAACAAACCGCACTGCGAGCCATTTGCTCGCTGCTACCAAAGCCATTTCCGATGAAACTCGGATCCGGATCCTTCATATTCTCAGTTTTGGTGCCTTCTCTGTAAACGAAGTCGTTGAGATTTTGGGGATGGGTCAATCTAGGATCTCACGCCATTTGAAAATTCTAACAGAGGCGGGACTCATTGGGTCGAGACGGGAAGGAAGTTTGGTCTATAGTTTTTTGCCAGATGAAGAGGAGATGAGTTTAAAGTTCCCTGTTGAGCTCACAAAACTATTGTTATCTTATAAGGAAGATCTCCCCTCAAGGGAAAAAGACCAGAAAATGGTACACCAAATCTTAGAAGCACGGGAAAAAAAATCCAAAACCTTCTTTGATGGTGTCGCAGAGAGTTGGGAAAGACTACAGGAAGAAACGTTACATCCCAAACTCTATCGTTCTTGGATATTACAGGAACTCCCGACTTGCGAAAACATTCTCGATTTGGGATGTGGACCAGGGGGACTCATACCGTTTTTACTCAATAAAGCAAAACATGTGACAGGAGTGGATAACTCCTCTCGGATGATTGAAAATGCATCCATACATTTTGCAAAAAATCCAAGTGTGAGCCTCATTCAAACACCAATGGAACATCTCCCACTTTCGGCAAACTCCTGTGATGCGGTTGTAGCTTCGATGGTGATGCACCACATCTCTCATCCACCGACAGTACTCGAAGAAATTGCTCGTGTCCTAAAACCAGGTGGAGTTTTTTGTATCGTCGATTTGCAAAAACATAATGCGGAATATATGCGAGATAACTTTGCGGACTTATGGCTTGGTTTTGAGCCAGAGTTATTTGAATCTTGGTTATCTAACGCAGGATTTAAAGTCGAATCAATTGGAGAAATCCAAACAGAATCAAGTTTTAAAATTTTAACAATCAAAGCAACAAAGGAATAA
- a CDS encoding 4Fe-4S dicluster domain-containing protein, which translates to MAYVVTEICVDCKYTSCAAVCPVEAFHEAPDTLYIDPDTCIDCNACQYECPIDAIFPDYDVPEKHKSSIEVNAKEANKYPVIVQTKPPLKGAKCSDPSK; encoded by the coding sequence ATGGCGTATGTTGTAACTGAAATTTGCGTTGATTGTAAGTATACAAGTTGTGCTGCCGTATGCCCGGTGGAAGCATTTCACGAGGCACCAGACACATTGTATATTGATCCAGATACTTGTATTGATTGTAATGCATGCCAATACGAGTGCCCAATTGATGCTATTTTCCCGGACTATGATGTCCCAGAAAAACACAAATCATCAATTGAAGTAAACGCAAAAGAAGCAAATAAATACCCGGTTATCGTCCAAACAAAACCACCTCTCAAAGGTGCAAAATGTTCCGATCCGAGTAAATGA